In Candidatus Delongbacteria bacterium, the genomic window CTAATACACCATTTTCTTTTAAAGTGATACATACATCCCATGCTTCAAAACCTTCTTCGAAAACAACAGCGTTTAATAAACCCTTACCTCTTACAAGCTTTATCTTGTCACATTTAACTTTAGAAATCTCATTTCTGAAAATTTCACCTAATCTTTCAGCGTTCTCCTCAAGTTTCATCTCTTCAAGAACTTCAAGAGATGCAATTCCAACTGCAGCAGCAACTGGATAGCCACCAAATGTAGATCCGTGTGTACCAGGTGTGAAAATACCCATTACATCGTGATCAGCAACACATGCAGAAACAGGAATTACTCCTCCGCCCAAAGCTTTTCCAAGAGTCATAATATCTGGTTTAACGTTTTCATGATTAACCGCAAATCTTTTACCGGTTCTGCAGAAGCCTGTTTGAACTTCATCAGCAATGAATAGAACATTGTTTTTTGTACAGATTTCTCTAACTTTTGTTAGATAACCCTCTTCAGGAACATAAACTCCAGCCTCTCCTTGAATTGGTTCTAGCAATACTGCACATGTGTTTTCCGTGATTGCTTCCTCAATAGCTTTGGCGTTGTTGTAAGGTACAATTTTAAAACCAGGTGCATAAGGACCATAGTTTATTCTTGCTTCTGGATCTGTAGAAAAAGATATAATGGTTGTTGTTCTACCGTGGAAATTGTCTTCAGCAACAATAATTTCTTGCTTTCCGTTTTCAATTCCTTTCTTCTCAACACCCCATCTTCTTGCAAGCTTTATGGCAGTTTCATTAGCTTCCGCTCCTGTATTCATAGGAAGTGCCATTTCATAACCAGTAAATTCACAAAGCTTTTTAAGGAACTTACCCATCACGTCGTTGTGAAATGCTCTAGATGTAAGAGTACATTTACTAACTTGCTCGATTAAAGCATTGATGATTTTATCATTTCTATGTCCCTGATTTACAGCAGAATAAGCCGAAAGGAAATCGTAATATTCTTTTCCTTCAGGATCTTTTACCATTACACCTTTAGCTTCTGCGATAACTACAGGTAGTGGGTGATAGTTGTGTGCTCCGTATTTATTGTCCAGAGCGATGATTTCTTTT contains:
- the rocD gene encoding ornithine--oxo-acid transaminase, which produces MNSKEIIALDNKYGAHNYHPLPVVIAEAKGVMVKDPEGKEYYDFLSAYSAVNQGHRNDKIINALIEQVSKCTLTSRAFHNDVMGKFLKKLCEFTGYEMALPMNTGAEANETAIKLARRWGVEKKGIENGKQEIIVAEDNFHGRTTTIISFSTDPEARINYGPYAPGFKIVPYNNAKAIEEAITENTCAVLLEPIQGEAGVYVPEEGYLTKVREICTKNNVLFIADEVQTGFCRTGKRFAVNHENVKPDIMTLGKALGGGVIPVSACVADHDVMGIFTPGTHGSTFGGYPVAAAVGIASLEVLEEMKLEENAERLGEIFRNEISKVKCDKIKLVRGKGLLNAVVFEEGFEAWDVCITLKENGVLAKQTHGNIIRFAPPLVINEEELRAAIAIIKSVFESIK